A genome region from Alicyclobacillus acidocaldarius subsp. acidocaldarius DSM 446 includes the following:
- the atpA gene encoding F0F1 ATP synthase subunit alpha produces MSIRPDEISALIKQQIEQFEVKAEVRDTGTVLSVGDGIARLYGLDNVMAGELVEFESGVYGMALNLEEDNVGVVVLGSVQGIREGEQVRRTGRLVTVPVGPQLLGRVVNALGQPIDNKGPIEATEYRPVESPAPGVIVRRSVHEPLETGIKAIDSMVPIGRGQRELIIGDRQTGKTAIALDTIINQKGKDVKCIYVAIGQKQSTVAQVVETLRRYGAMEYTTVVVASASEPAPLLFLAPYAGCAMAEYYLYNGQHALVVYDDLSKQAAAYREMSLLLRRPPGREAYPGDVFYLHSRLLERAAKLNDEHGGGSLTALPFIETQAGDISAYIPTNVISITDGQIFLESDLFFAGVRPAINVGSSVSRVGSAAQTKAMKKVAGTLKLDLAQYRELQAFTQFGSDLDKATQDTLRRGERMTELLKQPQYHPLTFDRQVASLWTGVNGYLDDIPVEAVQKFEREWLAFLDREYPQVFQQMQERKSLEDDTIELMKEAMAKFKPTFVP; encoded by the coding sequence TTGAGCATTCGTCCGGATGAAATCAGCGCGCTCATCAAGCAACAGATCGAGCAGTTCGAGGTCAAGGCCGAGGTGCGCGACACGGGCACGGTGCTGTCGGTGGGCGACGGCATTGCGCGCCTCTATGGCTTGGACAACGTCATGGCGGGCGAACTGGTCGAGTTCGAAAGCGGCGTGTACGGCATGGCGCTGAACCTGGAGGAGGACAACGTCGGCGTCGTGGTGCTCGGGTCCGTGCAGGGCATCCGCGAAGGCGAACAGGTGCGCCGCACCGGACGCTTGGTCACGGTGCCGGTGGGTCCGCAGCTCTTGGGGCGCGTCGTGAACGCGCTGGGTCAACCCATTGACAATAAGGGCCCCATTGAGGCCACGGAGTATCGTCCCGTCGAGTCGCCGGCGCCGGGCGTCATCGTGCGCCGCTCTGTGCACGAGCCGCTCGAGACGGGCATCAAGGCCATCGACTCGATGGTGCCCATCGGACGCGGTCAGCGCGAGCTGATCATCGGCGACCGCCAGACGGGGAAAACGGCCATTGCGCTCGACACCATCATCAACCAAAAGGGCAAGGACGTGAAGTGCATCTACGTCGCCATCGGGCAGAAGCAGTCCACGGTGGCGCAAGTCGTGGAGACGCTTCGCCGCTACGGCGCGATGGAGTACACCACCGTGGTCGTGGCGAGCGCTTCGGAGCCCGCTCCGCTCCTGTTCCTCGCTCCCTACGCCGGGTGCGCGATGGCGGAGTACTACCTGTACAACGGGCAGCACGCGCTCGTGGTGTACGACGACCTGTCGAAGCAGGCCGCGGCATACCGCGAGATGTCGCTCTTGCTGCGCCGCCCGCCGGGCCGCGAGGCGTATCCGGGAGACGTGTTCTATCTGCATTCGCGCCTCTTGGAGCGCGCCGCGAAGCTGAACGACGAGCACGGCGGCGGTTCGCTCACGGCCCTGCCGTTCATTGAGACGCAGGCGGGCGACATCTCCGCGTACATCCCGACCAACGTCATCTCGATCACGGACGGCCAGATCTTCCTCGAGTCGGATCTGTTCTTCGCGGGCGTGCGGCCGGCCATCAACGTCGGATCGTCGGTGTCCCGCGTGGGCTCCGCCGCGCAGACGAAGGCCATGAAGAAGGTCGCGGGCACGCTGAAGCTCGATCTCGCCCAGTACCGCGAGCTCCAGGCCTTCACCCAGTTCGGCAGCGATCTGGACAAGGCGACGCAGGACACCCTGCGCCGGGGCGAACGGATGACGGAGCTGTTGAAGCAACCGCAGTATCACCCGCTGACGTTCGATCGGCAGGTCGCGTCGCTCTGGACGGGCGTGAACGGCTATCTGGACGACATCCCGGTCGAGGCCGTGCAGAAGTTCGAGCGCGAGTGGCTCGCCTTCTTGGACCGCGAGTATCCGCAGGTGTTCCAACAGATGCAGGAGCGCAAATCGCTTGAGGACGATACCATCGAGCTCATGAAAGAAGCGATGGCGAAGTTCAAGCCGACGTTTGTGCCCTGA
- the atpH gene encoding ATP synthase F1 subunit delta, whose product MLTGAVANRYARALVSYAKEHGAVDDIGAQLGKIRAFLGASKELSQFLASPIVTPEHKIKALEGVLGEPLRPDVARFLTVLLERGRGSYVALVADRYQDLADALNGRVRVEIETAQPLTEADLDELVRRLTEACGKTVVPKVIENPALIAGVRIHMGHRVLDATTANALRQFRDRLLARAVRKEGIR is encoded by the coding sequence ATGCTGACCGGCGCGGTGGCGAATCGGTATGCACGGGCGCTCGTGTCGTACGCAAAGGAGCACGGGGCCGTGGACGACATCGGCGCACAGCTCGGCAAGATCCGCGCGTTCCTCGGGGCGTCCAAGGAGTTGTCGCAATTTCTCGCGAGTCCGATCGTCACGCCTGAACACAAGATCAAGGCGCTCGAGGGCGTGCTCGGGGAGCCGCTGCGCCCTGACGTCGCACGGTTTCTCACGGTCCTGCTGGAGCGGGGGCGCGGGTCGTACGTCGCGCTCGTGGCGGATCGGTATCAGGACCTCGCGGACGCCTTGAACGGCCGCGTGCGGGTCGAGATCGAGACGGCGCAACCGTTGACCGAGGCGGATCTGGACGAGTTGGTCCGTCGACTGACGGAGGCGTGCGGCAAGACGGTGGTTCCGAAGGTCATTGAAAATCCGGCGCTCATCGCGGGCGTCCGAATCCACATGGGCCATCGCGTGCTGGACGCGACGACGGCGAACGCCTTGCGCCAGTTCCGCGATCGCCTGTTAGCCCGCGCAGTGCGTAAGGAGGGAATACGTTGA
- the atpF gene encoding F0F1 ATP synthase subunit B has translation MFQVGGIFQVGTFIFSVISFLIVFFIIQRFAFKPLARMLEQRRIHIETQISEAEKSREEAERLLAEQQRLLEEARKEARNLLDQARIRADEQAREIVQKAEEEAARILEESRQAIVRERDEALAAVTKRVAELSVELTTKLLRDHVTAELHKELVAEAESKLGELVC, from the coding sequence GTGTTCCAGGTGGGCGGCATCTTTCAAGTTGGAACGTTCATCTTCTCCGTGATCTCGTTCCTCATCGTGTTCTTCATCATTCAGCGGTTTGCGTTCAAGCCGCTGGCGCGAATGCTGGAACAGCGGAGAATTCATATCGAGACCCAGATCAGCGAGGCCGAAAAGAGCCGCGAAGAAGCAGAGCGGCTGCTGGCCGAACAACAGCGCTTGTTGGAAGAGGCGCGCAAAGAAGCGCGGAACCTGCTGGATCAAGCCCGCATTCGCGCCGATGAGCAGGCGCGCGAGATCGTGCAGAAGGCCGAAGAGGAGGCTGCCCGGATTCTCGAGGAGAGCCGCCAAGCCATTGTCCGCGAGCGGGACGAGGCGCTGGCCGCCGTCACGAAGCGCGTGGCGGAGTTGTCTGTCGAATTGACCACCAAGTTGCTGCGCGATCACGTCACGGCCGAATTGCACAAGGAACTCGTGGCAGAGGCCGAGAGCAAGCTGGGTGAGCTCGTATGCTGA